Genomic DNA from Hymenobacter jejuensis:
TTGTCGGCGTTAGCGATGTAGAGCGTTTTCTCGTCCGGCGACAGTGCCAAGCCGTTTGTTGTCGAGCCGGTGAGCTTCGTGGGATAAAGCGCAGTCGAGATGATTTCCAGCACTTTCCGGGCCCCAGCGTCAATCACCGACACCGAATTATCGTTGGCATTGGCCACGAACAGATACTTGCCGTTGCGCGTTTGGAGGAGTTCGTTGGGGTGGCTTTCGGTGGCTATTTCGCCCGTGAGCTGGCCGGTTTGGGTATCGTAGAGCGCAATTTTGTCGCCGCCCCACAGCGAGATATACAGCGTGCGGCGGTCCGGCGACAGCAGGCAGCTGTAGGCTTCGTGCCCCAAAGCGACCTTCTTAATTACGGCTTTGGTTTTGAGGTCGAACACGTACAGCGCGTTGTCCTCCTTGGTCACGGTGTAGAGCCGCTGCCGAGCGTCGTCGAGGTCGATGCCCGTGGGGCCGATTGCTTTGGGCCACGCCTGACCGAGGCGCAAGGTGTCGGCGGCGCCCAGCTTTTTGTTGACCACAGGATACACCACAATCACGTTGTCGTTGCCGCCCGAGGCGTACAGCTTTTTGCCGTCGGCGCTGAACTTCAGACCGTACCACGATTTGCGGATGGTCTTTTCATCGAGCAGCGTACCACTTTTAGGATCAATGAGTTGGATGCTCTGCCGGCTCTGGCCGTTGTTGGTGACCGCTAGCAGCTGGCCCGACCGTGAAAGCTGCATGTTCAGTGGCAAATCGCCCAGGGGCAGCGAAGTGCCGGCCGGGCTCAACGACCAGCCGTTGGGCAACAGGATCTGGCGGGCCTTGGGGTTGTTGGTTGGGCGTTGGGCCGTAGCCGCAAAACCACTTATCACGAAAAACAGGCTAACAATTCCTTTACGTGCGTTACGCATTGATATACTGAATGTTATAAGTGATCAGACCGGAGATAACCAACCGAAAAATCAAGGCTTTCGGGCACCGAACAAATCCGGGTAATCGGTGATGATGCCGTCGACGTGCTGTTGCACCAATTGCGCAAAGATGTCGGCGGAATTTACAGTCCAAGGAATGACTTTTATGCCGCGCGCATGGCAATCCTGCACCAAGCCTGCGGTAACCAATTGATATGCAGGACTGTAAATAGCAGGCTTAAAGCTCAGGCCTTTCAGGTTGTGCTCCAGCCCGTACAGGTTTTCGACCAGCAAAGCCGTTTGCATAGCCGGATACAGGCGGTGCACCACTTCCAGCGTGCGCGGGTCAAACGACTGGATGATAACCCGATTTTGCACGCCCTCCGCGACAACCACGGCCAGCACCAGCTTCACAAACTCCGTCGGCGCCGGATGCAGCACGCCGTCGCCGGCGGGCGTGACTTTCGTTTCGATGTTGTAGTACGGGGCCGGCCGTTTTTTCAGGTGCGCGTAGGCTTCCGCCGAGTCAATCACTTCGGCTAATAAAGGCTTGTAGGTGCGCAGCTTTTGCTGACGCGGAAATTTCGGATTGCCCTGGCTGCCCACGTCGAAACGCCGGATTTCGGCATATGGCATGGCGTAGAGGCGGTAGTGCTGCTCATCGGCTTTCGGGATGGGCCTGCCCGCTGACGTGCGCACAAAATCGGCGTTCATGTAGGCATCGTGAGAAAGCAGCGGTTGCTTGTCCTGACTGATGGCAATGTCCATTTCCAGCGTCCTGACGCCCAAATCGAGAGCCTTGCGCATGGCCGGAATCGTGTTTTCGGGCATCAGACCGCGACAGCCGCGGTGGCCTTGCAAGTCGAGGGGGCGCTGTGCTGCCGCACCCAGCGCGCACAGCCACAGCAGCATCAACAACAAGCAGCGCGTCTTTTTCATGGCCTTACCGGTAAAACGGCAAAATCCAGAAGCCGCGCTCCCGGATTTTGCTTACGCATAAGCTTAATCTACAACTATTTAAATATCAATTCCT
This window encodes:
- a CDS encoding glycerophosphodiester phosphodiesterase family protein translates to MKKTRCLLLMLLWLCALGAAAQRPLDLQGHRGCRGLMPENTIPAMRKALDLGVRTLEMDIAISQDKQPLLSHDAYMNADFVRTSAGRPIPKADEQHYRLYAMPYAEIRRFDVGSQGNPKFPRQQKLRTYKPLLAEVIDSAEAYAHLKKRPAPYYNIETKVTPAGDGVLHPAPTEFVKLVLAVVVAEGVQNRVIIQSFDPRTLEVVHRLYPAMQTALLVENLYGLEHNLKGLSFKPAIYSPAYQLVTAGLVQDCHARGIKVIPWTVNSADIFAQLVQQHVDGIITDYPDLFGARKP